A part of Antechinus flavipes isolate AdamAnt ecotype Samford, QLD, Australia chromosome 6, AdamAnt_v2, whole genome shotgun sequence genomic DNA contains:
- the RPS6KA4 gene encoding ribosomal protein S6 kinase alpha-4 has product MGDEDEDEGCAVELRITEANLTGHEEKVSVENFELLKVLGTGAYGKVFLVRKAGGHDAGKLYAMKVLRKAAIVQRAKTQEHTRTERSVLELVRQAPFLVTLHYAFQTDAKLHLILDYVSGGEMFTHLYQREHFTEAEVQVYGGEIVLALEHLHKLGIIYRDMKLENVLLDSEGHIVLTDFGLSKEFLSEEKERTFSFCGTIEYMAPEIIRGKSGHGKSVDWWSLGILLFELLTGASPFTLEGERNTQAEVSRRILKCTPPFPSRIGPVAQDLLKRLLEKDPKKRLGSGPHGAQEVKDHPFFQGLDWVALAARKVPAPFRPQIRSELDVGNFAEEFTRLEPVYSPPGSPPPGDPRVFQGYSFVAPSILFDRNNAVMTDVLELPGGGDRPGRAAVARSAMMQDSSFFQLYELDLREPALGQGSFSVCRRCRQRQSGQEFAVKILSRRLEVNTQREIAALRLCQSHPNVVKLHEVHHDQYHTYLVLELLRGGELLEHIRKKQHFSESEASQILRSLVSAVSYMHEEAGVVHRDLKPENILYADEAPGAPVKIIDFGFARLRPQSPAGPMQTPCFTLQYAAPELLAHQGYDESCDLWSLGVILYMMLSGQVPFQGGPGRGGQSQAAEIMRKIREGRFSLDGEAWQGVSEEAKELVRGLLTVDPAKRLKLADLRDSSWLQDGSARSSPPLRTPDVLESAGPAVRSGVNATFMAFNRGKREGFFLKSVENAPLAKRRKMKLGSSEPAHKGSPAHPPAPTPSTQARGAPPAKGAPRRAKGPLPSS; this is encoded by the exons ATGGGCGACGAGGACGAGGACGAGGGCTGTGCCGTGGAGCTGCGGATCACCGAAG CCAACCTGACCGGGCACGAGGAGAAAGTGAGCGTGGAGAATTTCGAACTGCTCAAGGTGCTGGGCACGGGAG cCTACGGGAAGGTGTTCCTGGTGCGGAAGGCCGGCGGGCACGATGCAGGGAAGCTTTACGCCATGAAGGTGCTTCGCAAGGCCGCCATCGTGCAGCGGGCCAAGACGCAGGAACACACGCGCACGGAGCGCTCGGTGCTGGAGCTGGTGCGCCAGGCCCCCTTCCTGGTCACGCTGCACTACGCCTTCCAGACCGACGCCAAGCTGCACCTCATCCTGG ACTACGTGAGTGGGGGGGAGATGTTCACCCACCTCTACCAACGGGAACACTTCACGGAGGCCGAAGTGCAGGTCTACGGGGGCGAGATCGTGCTGGCCCTGGAGCATCTGCACAAG CTGGGGATCATTTACCGAGACATGAAGCTGGAGAACGTCTTGTTGGACTCGGAAGGCCACATCGTCCTCACGGATTTCGGCCTGAGCAAGGAGTTCCTGTCTGAGGAG AAAGAACGTACCTTCTCCTTCTGTGGCACCATCGAGTATATGGCTCCCGAGATCATCCGAGGGAAATCCGGCCACGGCAAG TCTGTAGACTGGTGGAGCCTGGGAATCCTTCTTTTTGAGCTGCTGACCGGGGCGTCCCCCTTCACTCTGGAGGGTGAGAGGAACACGCAGGCTGAGGTCTCCCG GCGGATTTTGAAATGtactcctccctttccctcccggATCGGGCCAGTTGCTCAGGACCTGCTGAAGAGGCTCCTGGAGAAGGACCCCAAAAAGCGGCTGGGGTCGGGGCCGCACGGGGCCCAGGAGGTCAAGGATCACCCCTTCTTCCAG GGTCTGGATTGGGTAGCTCTGGCTGCCCGGAAAGTCCCAGCCCCATTCCGGCCCCAGATCCGCTCTGAGCTGGACGTGGGCAACTTTGCAGAAGAATTTACGCGGCTGGAGCCTGTCTATTCCCCCCCTGGCAGCCCGCCCCCCGGCGACCCCCGCGTCTTCCAG GGTTACTCCTTCGTAGCCCCTTCCATTCTGTTTGACCGGAACAATGCCGTGATGACCGATGTCCTGGAGCTGCCGGGAGGCGGGGACCGGCCCGGTCGGGCGGCTGTAGCCAGGAGTGCCATGATGCAG GACTCCTCCTTCTTCCAGCTCTATGAGCTGGACCTCCGGGAGCCCGCCCTGGGCCAGGGCAGTTTCTCAGTGTGTCGCCGCTGTCGCCAACGTCAGAGTGGACAGGAGTTTGCCGTCAAGATCCTCAGCCGCAG GCTGGAGGTGAACACCCAGAGAGAGATAGCAGCCCTGAGGCTTTGCCAGTCGCACCCTAATGTGGTCAAGCTCCACGAAGTCCATCATGACCAG tACCACACGTACCTGGTGCTGGAGCTCCTGCGGGGCGGGGAGCTGCTGGAGCACATCCGCAAGAAGCAGCATTTCAGTGAGTCGGAGGCCAGCCAGATCCTACGCAGCCTGGTCTCCGCCGTCAGCTACATGCACGAAGAGGCCGGGGTCGTGCACCGGGACCTCAAGCCGGAG AACATCCTGTATGCTGACGAGGCCCCCGGAGCCCCCGTGAAGATCATCGACTTTGGCTTTGCCCGGCTGCGGCCCCAGAGCCCCGCGGGGCCCATGCAGACGCCCTGCTTCACCCTGCAGTACGCGGCCCCCGAGCTGCTCGCCCACCAGGGCTACGATGAGTCCTGCGATCTCTGGAGCCTTGGGGTCATCCTG TACATGATGCTGTCGGGGCAGGTGCCCTTCCAGGGGGGCCCTGGCCGGGGCGGGCAGAGCCAGGCAGCTGAGATCATGCGGAAGATCCGGGAGGGCCGATTCAGCCTGGACGGGGAGGCCTGGCAGGGCGTCTCGGAGGAGGCCAAGGAGCTGGTCCGAG GACTCCTGACGGTGGACCCCGCCAAGCGGCTGAAGCTGGCCGACCTCCGGGACAGCAGCTGGCTGCAGGATGGCAGCGCCCGCTCCTCCCCGCCCCTCAGGACCCCCGACGTGCTAGAGTCTGCCGGGCCTGCTGTGCGCTCAGGGGTCAATGCCACTTTTATG GCGTTCAACCGAGGCAAGAGGGAGGGCTTCTTTCTGAAGAGTGTGGAGAACGCCCCCCTGGCCAAACGGCGGAAGATGAAGCTAGGCAGCTCCGAGCCAGCCCATAAGGGCTCCCCTGCCCATCCCCCggcccccaccccctccacccAGGCGCGGGGAGCCCCCCCGGCCAAGGGGGCTCCCCGCCGAGCCAAAGGCCCCCTACCCTCCTCCTAG